A region of the Parafrankia discariae genome:
GCGGGTGCTCGTCGACGGCGAAGCGGATCTTCTCCCCCGCCGCGACGACGTCGATCGGGACGATCTCGTCGTCGAAGACGCCGGCGTCGATCGCGGCGATCGCCCGGTCGTGGGAGCGCTTGGCCCAGGCGTCCAGCTCCGCGCGGGTGATGCCCACCTCCAGCGCGGTGTTCCAGCCGACGGCGAGGGTCACGTCGTCGGTGGCGCCCTCGTAGTAGGGAAAGGTGGGGTTGAACCCGGCGCGCGGCTCGTCCGATCCGGGCACCCGCCACGACAGCCTGGGGTTCATCGACGAGGAGTGGGTGCCGCCGGCGACGACCGCGCGGTCCATCCCGGCCCGGATCGTCGCCGCCGCGTTGCCGACCGCCGCGAGGCTCGCCGCGCAGTGGCGGTTCACGGCCTGGCCCGGCGCCGCCGTCAGCCCGGCCGCGAAGGCGGCGTACCTGGCGATGTCGCCGCCGCCGGCCAGCTCCTCGGCGAGGATGACGTCGTCGACGTCCTCGGGCGCCAGCCCCGAGCGGTCCACCGCGGCCCGGACGACCACCGTGGCCAGCTCCTCGGCCGGGGTGTCCCGCAGCGTCCCCTTGAACGACGTCGCGATGGGCGTGCGCACCGCACTGACGATCACGGCGTGGGCCATGGCTGTACCTCTCCTCGATGAACGGTGGGCTTGCCCGGCGCCGGGCCTGTCAGGCGCCGAGGTCGGTGAGCAGGTCGGTCAGCCACGTGACCGCCCGGGCCGCCGCCGGCCGGGTCCCGAGGGCGTCGATCCGCGGCCCGCTCAGCTCGCAGTCGAAGACGCCCTGGTAGCCGGCCTCGAGCAGCCAGCCCACGAGGCTCGCCAGAGGTACGTCGCCGTCGCCGGGCACGGCCCGGCAGGGCAGCGTCCGGTCGCCGAGGACCATGTCGCTGAGCTGCACATGCACGACGGCGTCGGCGTTCGCGGCGATCTCCGCCCGCAGTCCGCCTTCGGTCCAGACGTGGAACAGGTCCAGGCACACGCCCATCCCGGCCCGGCGGGCGAGCCGCAGCGCGTCGCGGAACGAATGGACGAACGTGAGGTCGGCGTACAGCCAGTTCGCCGGCTCGACCGCGAGGGTCACCCCGCGCCCGGCGGCGTGCTCGACGAGTTCGGTGACGGCATCCGCGTAGGCCGCGGCCCCCGCGTCCCAGTCCGCGCCCGGACGGGGTCCGGTCAGCCCGTACACCGTGCCCGCCCCGACGGCGGCGGCGTTGTCGACGTCCACCCGCGCCTCGCGCAGCTGTGCGGCGACGGCCCCGGCGCCGGACCGCAGATCAAGGCCCAGCGCCGCCGTCGTGGTCACCACGCGCACGCCGTGCCGGCGGCTCGCCGCGGCGACGGCCTCGGCGCCGGCCGCGCGTACTTTCGCCCCGGTCAGCGAGGCGTTCGTGACCCCGAGCGCCGCGACGGCCTCCAGGGTGTCGAGCGCGGACAGCTCCGGGAAGCACAGGCCGCTCACCGACACCCGCGGGTGCGGACTCACCGCTGCGCCGACAACGACTCGACCGGCGAGGACTCGACCAGTGCGGGCCCGGGCGGGCTCGTGGCGCCGTCGAGCAGGCCGAGGCTCGCGAGCGCGTAGCGCCGGCCTCGGCGCCCGCTGACCAGGTACGACGGCGGCGCGAGGTAGGCGACGTCGCGCGGCAGCGAGTCACCGCGACGAGCCAGTGCCGCGCGGCCGTCGGCCGTCGTCCCGCAGATCGCGATCTGCTCGACCATGTCGTCCGTGACCGCCGCGGCCATGGCGTCGCTGTCGCGGCGCGCGAACGCCGCGCGGATCGCCTCGACCTGCGGGACCCAGCCGTGATGGGCGACGTACGCGTCGTAGGTCTTGACGGTCAGATAGAACGCGATCATGCGCCGGGCGTCGGTGACCGCGCGCCCGGGGTCGTCGTCGTCGATCGCGGTGATCACCCAGCCGTGCTCGAGCGCCGGGGTGTCCCGCGCGGCGTCGGCCGCGCCCCGCGCCATCGCCGGCCGTACCACGTCCTCCCACCAGGTACGGGTGAACAGCCCGTGCCCGACGACCCCGTCGGCCACCCGCGCGGCGCTCGCCGCCATCAGCCGGTTGAACCCGGCGAGCAGGATCGGGGCGTCGATCCGGCCGAGGACGGGGGCGCCGACCGACGCGTTGACCCGGTAGAACTCGCCGTCGTAGGTCACCGGCTGGCCGTTCTCGGCGTGCAGCCACGCCCGGATCGCCCCGACCAGGTCCGCCATCCGCGCCACCGGGCGGTCGGCCTCGACGCCGAACCAGTCCCGGTTGATGCGGTAGGCCCCCGAGCCGAGACCGAGGAACACCCGCCCGGGAGCGTGCGCCCACGCGCTGCGGATCCCCGCCGCGTGGGCGTACGGCGTGCGCGCGAACGCGTACGCGATGGCCGGGCCGACCAGCGCCCGCTCGGTGCCGAGCGCCATCTCGGTCAGCGACGCGTAGGCCTCGTGGTCCACGAACTCGCCGCTGCAGAACGCCGTCATGCCGGCCTGCTCGGCGGCCCGCGCGGCCTCCGCCCCGCGCCACGGCATGCCGTAGCGCCGGCCCGCCGGTTCGACCGCGGCACCGATCCCGCCCGCGGCACCGATCCCGCTCGCGGTCAACGCTTGTCCCTCGGCAGTCCCAGCGCCCGCTCGGCGACGATCGTCTTCAGTACCTCGTTCGCGCCGCCCGCGATCGTGTAGGCGCGGGCGTAGAGGAAGGCGTCCTGCCACCAGCCGTCCGCCCAGGGGGCGTCCTCGTCCACACCGATGCCGCCGATGCCCTGCAGGGCGACGCCGGTCTCGGCCGCCTCCAGGTTGACCTCGCTGTAGAACACCTTGGCCAGCGGCGCGTCCGCGGGGTCCTCGGTGCGGTTGACCATGCGCGACTGCACCACCTTGCTCATCTTGTCGGCCACGTGGACGCGGGTAGCGAGCCGGCCGAGCCGCTGGCGGGTGCCGCCGTCCGCCAGCGCGGGCCGGCCGCCGACGGTGGCCTGCCCGGCGAGCGCGAACAGGTCGTCGAGCTGGCCGAACAGCTCGACCCCGCGGGCGCCCACGCCGCTGCGCTCGTGGCCGAGGCTCAGGTTGGCGACCCGCCAGCCGTCGTCGACCCGGCCGATCACCCGCTCGACCGGGATCCGCACGCCGTCGAGGAACACCTCGTTGAAGTCGTTGGTGCCGGTGATCTCGCGCAGCGGGCGGATGTCGACGCCCGGGCTGCGCATGTCCATCGCGAACGCCGTGACGCCGGCCTGCTTGGGGCCGTCCGTGCTCGTGCGCGCCAGCAGGTAGCCCAGGTCGGCGTGGTGGCCGTTCGTGGTCCACACCTTCTGCCCGTCGACCACGTAGTGGTCACCATCGAGGCGGGCCCGGGTGGACAGGGCGGCCAGGTCGCTGCCCGCGCCCGGCTCGCTGAACAGCTGGCACCACAGGTCCTCGGCGGTCCGGATCCGCGGCAGGAAGCGCCGCTTCTGCTCCTCGCTGCCGAACCCGAGCAGGGCTCCGGCCGCGAGCGCCGCGGCGCCGACCTCGCCCCAGGTGCGGGCCCGCGCAAGCTCCTCCGCGACGATGAACCCGTACTCCGGGCGGGCCCCCGGCCGGCCGCCGTACTCGACGGGCCAGGCCTGGCCCAGGTAGCCGGCGGCGTAGAGCCGGCCGATCCAGGCCCGCAGGCGGGGCATCTCCTCCGGTTCGGGCGCGCGGACCCCCGTGCGCCGGCGCGGTCCCGGGCCGTGCTCGGCGATGAACGCGCGAACCTCGGCCCGGAACTCCACCAGGTCCGGACTGGTCTCCAAGCGCATGGAGTCTCCTCAAACGTCGGTCAGCGCGGCGGCATCGCCGGGTCGTGCGGAAGTCCGAGCACCTGCTCGGCGAGCGTGTTGAGCTGGATCTCGCGGGTACCGGCACCGATCGTGGACGCCCTGGTCCGCAGGAATCCCTGCAGCCAGCGCCCACCCTGCACCGACCCGGGCTCGGTCTTCAGCAGCAGGCCGGCGGGCCCGAGCAGGTCGACCGCGAGCTCGTGGATCTCCTGCTCGAACTCCGTGATCAGCAGCCGGGACACCGACGACGTCGGGCCCGGCTCACCCTTGGCCAGGATGTCGGAGATGACCCGCTGGGCGTTGTACCGCATGACCCGCACCCGGATCTCCAGGTCCGCGAACCGGTCCCGGACGACCGCGTCCCCCAGCAGGCCCCGTTCCCGCGCGAGCTGCTCGAGCTCGGTGAGCACCCGCCGGTAGAGCGCGGCCTGGTTCATCGCCCCGGCGGCCCGTTCATGCCCGAGGCTCGTCCGGGCAAGCGCCCAGCCCTCGTTCTCGGCACCGACCCGGTCGGCGACCGGCACCCGGACATCGTCGAAGAACACCTCGGCGAACAGGTACCCGCCGGTCAGGTCGCGCAGCGGCCGCACCTGCACGCCGGGCGCGTGCGTGTCCACGATCAGGTAGCTGATGCCGCGCTGGCGGCTCTGCTGCGTCCCGGTCCGGACCAGCGTGAAGATGATGTCGGCGGTCGTCGCGTGCGACGTCCAGACCTTCTGGCCGTTGACGACATACTCGTCGCCCTGCCGGCGGGCGGTGGTGCGCAGGCTCGGCAGGTCCGAGCCGGCGCCGGGTTCGGAGTACCCCTGCACCCAGATCCGGTCGCCGCGCAGCATCGGCGCGAGCCAGCGTTCCTTCTGTTCCTGCGTGCCGTACCGGATGATCGTCGGGGCGGCGATGTTGAGGCCGGTGCCGAGCGGTCCGGGCACCCGCGCGCGGGCCAGCTCCTCCTGGTAGATCACCTGCCGTCCGAACGACAGATCCATCCCGCCGAACTCGCGCGGCCAGCTGGGGCCGGCGTAGCCGTGGTCGAACAGGGTCGCCAGCCAGGCCCTCGTCCAGGCGACCCGCTCGTCCGGCTTCTTCGGCGGGCGCCCGGGATGCCGGGTCACCAGGAAGTCTCGCAGCCGGCCGCGGAACCCCTCGTCGCTGTCCGGCCCGGTGTCGGTCTCGGTCGACGGGCCGGTGGCCGTCTCGCCGGTGGTCTCGGTCGCGGGGGCGGTGGTCGTCTCGGCGGCGGTTGCGGCGGCGGACCGGTCGGACCGGTCGGAGCCTGCTGGCGTCATGGTCACCGTTCAGATCCCGACCAGGTCCGCGAGCCGCTCGCGCTGCGCCCGCGGTGCCCCGAAGAACAGCTCGGAGGACTTCGCCCGCCGCAGGAAGAGGTGCGCGTCGTGCTCCCAGGTGAACCCGATGCCGCCGTGGATCTGGATGCACTCCTTGGCGGCGAGGGTGAACGCCCGCGACGCGTACGCCGACGCGACCGCCGCGGCGACCGTCCCCTCCGGGTCGTCGGCGGCCAGTGCGGCGTTGGCGTGGTAGACCGCCGAGCGGGCGCTCTCGACCTCGACGAGCAGGGCGGCGCACTTGTGCTTGATCGCCTGGAACGAGCCGATCGGCCGGCCGAACTGCTCCCGTACCTTCGCGTAGTCGACGGCGAGCTCGAGACACCGCGCCGCGCCGCCGATCTGTTCCGACGCCAGGGCCGCGAGTGCCCGGTCGTGGACCTCGCCCAGCCACGCCGTCGCGTCCCGGCCCGCGCCGACCCGGACCGCGGGCGCCTCCCGCAGGACGACCGAGGCGAGGTCCCGGGTGGGGTCGAGGCTGTCGAGCCGGGCGCGCACGACCCCGGGGTCCGCCCCCTCGACCGCGAACACCCCTGTCCCGTCCGCGGCCCGCGCCACGACCAGGAGCAGGTCGGCGCTGTGGCCGTCGAGGACGTAGTACTTCGGGCCGGAGACCAGCCACTGCCCGCCGCGCGGCTCGGCGCTCGTCGCCGGGTCGGTCAGCTCCCACGACCCCGACTCGCCGGCGACCGCCAGCGTCGCGGTCAGCGAGCCGGCCGCGATCCCGGGCAGCCACCGCTGCTGCGCCTCCTGGTCCTCGGACGTCGCCAGGGTCTGACCCGCCAGCACGGCGGTGCTCAGGTAGGGGGCCACGAACAGCGCCCGGCCCATCTCCTCCAGCACGATCCCGACCTCGACCTCGCCGAAGCCGGAGCCGCCGTACCGCTCGGGCAGGCCGAGGCCCACCAGGCCGAGCTCCTCGGCCAGCCGGGTCCAGACGTCGTCGTCGCGGTTGGCGGTCGAGTCCATCAGGCGCCGGACCGCGGCCGCCGGCGACCGCTCCGCCAGGAAATCGCGCACGGCCCGCCGCAACTGCTCGTGCTCGGCGGTGAAGCTGAGCCTCATGAGCCTCCCTCCCCTCTACCCTCTGGCGCAATATAACTATTTTAGTTTAATTGTTCAACTGTAAGCTGCGGTCGCGGGGCTCGACGGACAACGGAAGAGGGCGGTACGGCGATGGAGATCAAGGGCGCAGTGGCTTTCGTGGCCGGCGGCGGGGGCGGCTTCGGGGCCGCCACGTCACGGCGACTGCACGCGGCGGGCGCGAAGGTCCTCGTCGCCGACCTCGACGAGGACAAGGGCCGCGCGGTCGTCGAGGAACTCGGCGCGGGCGCGGCCTTCGCACGCACCGACGTGACCGACGAGGCCTCCGTCCAGGCGGCCCTCGACCAGGCCACCGGGCTCGGCCCACTGCGCATCGCCGTCGTCGCCCACGGCGGGCCGGGCGGCCAGCGCACCCTCGACAGGTCGAACGCCCCGGCGCCGCA
Encoded here:
- a CDS encoding thiolase family protein, which gives rise to MAHAVIVSAVRTPIATSFKGTLRDTPAEELATVVVRAAVDRSGLAPEDVDDVILAEELAGGGDIARYAAFAAGLTAAPGQAVNRHCAASLAAVGNAAATIRAGMDRAVVAGGTHSSSMNPRLSWRVPGSDEPRAGFNPTFPYYEGATDDVTLAVGWNTALEVGITRAELDAWAKRSHDRAIAAIDAGVFDDEIVPIDVVAAGEKIRFAVDEHPRRGSTLEKLATLKPLRPEIEGFGITAGNASGVNDAAAALMIVSDDLARERGLTPLARVRAWTALGVAPHRTGMAGVEVIPRVLERAGLGVADVDAWEINEAFASVPIAACRLLGVPDDLVNQYGSGCSLGHPVAASGARMLTTLTHHLRRRGGGIAVAAMCAAGGQGGAVVIEAP
- a CDS encoding sugar phosphate isomerase/epimerase family protein, yielding MSPHPRVSVSGLCFPELSALDTLEAVAALGVTNASLTGAKVRAAGAEAVAAASRRHGVRVVTTTAALGLDLRSGAGAVAAQLREARVDVDNAAAVGAGTVYGLTGPRPGADWDAGAAAYADAVTELVEHAAGRGVTLAVEPANWLYADLTFVHSFRDALRLARRAGMGVCLDLFHVWTEGGLRAEIAANADAVVHVQLSDMVLGDRTLPCRAVPGDGDVPLASLVGWLLEAGYQGVFDCELSGPRIDALGTRPAAARAVTWLTDLLTDLGA
- a CDS encoding LLM class flavin-dependent oxidoreductase — translated: MPWRGAEAARAAEQAGMTAFCSGEFVDHEAYASLTEMALGTERALVGPAIAYAFARTPYAHAAGIRSAWAHAPGRVFLGLGSGAYRINRDWFGVEADRPVARMADLVGAIRAWLHAENGQPVTYDGEFYRVNASVGAPVLGRIDAPILLAGFNRLMAASAARVADGVVGHGLFTRTWWEDVVRPAMARGAADAARDTPALEHGWVITAIDDDDPGRAVTDARRMIAFYLTVKTYDAYVAHHGWVPQVEAIRAAFARRDSDAMAAAVTDDMVEQIAICGTTADGRAALARRGDSLPRDVAYLAPPSYLVSGRRGRRYALASLGLLDGATSPPGPALVESSPVESLSAQR
- a CDS encoding acyl-CoA dehydrogenase family protein, whose product is MRLETSPDLVEFRAEVRAFIAEHGPGPRRRTGVRAPEPEEMPRLRAWIGRLYAAGYLGQAWPVEYGGRPGARPEYGFIVAEELARARTWGEVGAAALAAGALLGFGSEEQKRRFLPRIRTAEDLWCQLFSEPGAGSDLAALSTRARLDGDHYVVDGQKVWTTNGHHADLGYLLARTSTDGPKQAGVTAFAMDMRSPGVDIRPLREITGTNDFNEVFLDGVRIPVERVIGRVDDGWRVANLSLGHERSGVGARGVELFGQLDDLFALAGQATVGGRPALADGGTRQRLGRLATRVHVADKMSKVVQSRMVNRTEDPADAPLAKVFYSEVNLEAAETGVALQGIGGIGVDEDAPWADGWWQDAFLYARAYTIAGGANEVLKTIVAERALGLPRDKR
- a CDS encoding acyl-CoA dehydrogenase family protein; the encoded protein is MTMTPAGSDRSDRSAAATAAETTTAPATETTGETATGPSTETDTGPDSDEGFRGRLRDFLVTRHPGRPPKKPDERVAWTRAWLATLFDHGYAGPSWPREFGGMDLSFGRQVIYQEELARARVPGPLGTGLNIAAPTIIRYGTQEQKERWLAPMLRGDRIWVQGYSEPGAGSDLPSLRTTARRQGDEYVVNGQKVWTSHATTADIIFTLVRTGTQQSRQRGISYLIVDTHAPGVQVRPLRDLTGGYLFAEVFFDDVRVPVADRVGAENEGWALARTSLGHERAAGAMNQAALYRRVLTELEQLARERGLLGDAVVRDRFADLEIRVRVMRYNAQRVISDILAKGEPGPTSSVSRLLITEFEQEIHELAVDLLGPAGLLLKTEPGSVQGGRWLQGFLRTRASTIGAGTREIQLNTLAEQVLGLPHDPAMPPR
- a CDS encoding acyl-CoA dehydrogenase family protein, which produces MRLSFTAEHEQLRRAVRDFLAERSPAAAVRRLMDSTANRDDDVWTRLAEELGLVGLGLPERYGGSGFGEVEVGIVLEEMGRALFVAPYLSTAVLAGQTLATSEDQEAQQRWLPGIAAGSLTATLAVAGESGSWELTDPATSAEPRGGQWLVSGPKYYVLDGHSADLLLVVARAADGTGVFAVEGADPGVVRARLDSLDPTRDLASVVLREAPAVRVGAGRDATAWLGEVHDRALAALASEQIGGAARCLELAVDYAKVREQFGRPIGSFQAIKHKCAALLVEVESARSAVYHANAALAADDPEGTVAAAVASAYASRAFTLAAKECIQIHGGIGFTWEHDAHLFLRRAKSSELFFGAPRAQRERLADLVGI